Genomic segment of Thermogemmatispora onikobensis:
CGGTTGAAAGACGAGTCCGTTGAAGAACTCACCCGAGAAAGGGGTATTGTAGATAATGGTCCGTACCCCGGGCCCTCCCAGAACGTTGTCAAAGTAGTATTGCAGGAAGTAGTAGACGGTCCAGATCCCCATCATGACAAGAAGCCTGGCGAGCAGTACCCAGGCCATGTCAGGATAGTGGAGGGGATTGAAGAGAAAGCGTCTGACGAAGCGTCTGAAGCTGAAACGCTCCTGACCTACCAGGGAGAGGGGCGTTTCTTTGACGGTGAGAACCGTGTAGGCAACGAAGATGATCTGGACAGCAGCAATAAGGAGGAAGATCTGAACAATCTCTTGACGGTAAACGGGAAGGGGATCGTGCTTGTTGACAATGGCTCCAGCTACCAGCGAGCCGACGGCTGTTCCCAGGAGCGAAAGAAGTCCATTGAAGCCGGCAGCAAGGCCACGCTGGCTCTGGGGAACTTTGTCAGCAATGATAGCGCTCCAGGGAGAGTTAGCGACGTTGTTGGTGATCTGGAGAAGAATGAAGAGGACGGCAAAGAGGACGAGCAAGGCCGTCGAGCTGGCCCAGCCGGGGGCAAAGGCGAAAGCTACCAGGACGACGATATTGAAGATGGTGCCGATGATCATGAAGGGACGCCGCCGCCCCAGGCGGAAGGTGGCATAGTCAGAGATGGCCCCGATCAGCGGATTGACAATTACGGCGACAATGGTCCCCCAAAGAACAACAGTGGTGAGGTTGATGGCTTCCTGGCTGACCGGCAGGAATTTGGCCACCATGCTGGGGATGACAATGGCCAGCAGCGCCTGCCAGTGAAAGTTGTTGGCGAACCAAAAGACGTTGATGTTAATATGTTCGAGGAGCGACACTCGACGGATGGGAAGCTCCGCAGCCGCTGCGGCGCTCATGGCCACTTCGCCTGAGTCTTTGCCGATTTCCATGAGGTTTCTCCCCCTCTCTTCTCTTGGCCTGGGTCTGACCTCCGGTCTGGCTGACGGCTCAGACACGGGTGAGAGACCAGCTGATCTGCCTTGCCAACGCTGGCGGCACACTACATTGCCTCTCCCTCTGCCCGTGCTTATAGCAAGACTGTACCCGCTCCTCTGCACATCTGTCAAGTCTTGACTCTCTATGCCCTCTTCTGCCCGCATATGACCCCGGCTGCCAGGCACTTGACGCCCCGCTCTCTGGCTGGCATCCTTTTTCTGCGTGGAGCAGGGAGATGGTCCAGGCGACAATCGCCAGCGGCGGCCTCTCCGGGACCGCGTCGCCAGGCTGCGGCTTCGCTCCGTGATCCGCAAGTCTGGTCATGACTGCTCGTGCTTGCTCCAGTCTGGTTAGCAAGGAAGGGTTCTTGATGCACTTTTTCTCATTTGAAACACGACGCAGTGCACCCTGGCGTATTTTTGCAGCCTGTCTGACGCTGCTGATTCTGACAGTGCAATACACGAATTATAGCCCGCTGATCCCCGAGCTGCGAGCCACGCTACAGATCAGCGCCGGTGAGGTCGGCCTCTTCTCAACCCTCCTCTTCCTGGGTCTTTCCCTGGCCTATTTGCCTGCAGGCGTGCTGATCGATCGCTACGGCGCTCGTCCGGTGCTGCTGGCCTCGACGCTGCTGGCCACCGGCGGGGCTTTGTTGTTTCCCTTGATTCCACACTTCGGCTGGTTGTTGGCGATGCGGCTCGTGACGGGGTTGGGAATCGGTGGGGCTTTCGTGGCGGGCGCCAGCGTGGCGGCAGGCACTGGTCGCCTGGCGGCCCTGGGCCAGGGTCTCTACGGCGGCTCAACTCAGGTCGGGGCGGGCCTGGGCCTGCTCCTGAGTCCTTATCTTGCACGGCTGTTCGGCTGGCGCGGTGCTTTCTTTTGCTGGGGCTTGCCGGGCCTGCTCGGCGCGGTGATCTGGCTGCTGGTGGACGTTGAGGAGCAGCGCCCGCTGCGCCAGGGAGGACTCAGAGACGGGCTACGTTCGAGAGCGGTTTGGAGTCTGGGACTGGCCCACATGGGGACCTTCGGTTTGGGGAACGCCATCGCTACCTGGCTCGCACTCTACCTGGTGCAGTTGGATCACCTGCCGCTGACGCTCGCAGCGACCTGTGGCTCGCTGGCCTTGCTGAGCGGCATGCTCTTCCGTCCGTTAGGGGGCCTGGTCCTTGGGCGGCACTGGCTGGGAAGTATCACCCTCCTGCGTCTGATGGCCTTGCTCTGCTCGGGAGGTGTCATCTGCCTGGCACTGCCCTGGCATAGCACCCTGCTGAGCGGAATCGGCATCACTTTGACAGCGATTGGCTCTAGCGCTCCCTACGCGGCCATCTTCAATGAGGCCGCTTCGCTGCGCAGCGTTGGCAAAGGCGTGGCCCAAAGCCTGGTGAGCGTGATCTCTTCGCCTACGCTGATCATGGGTCCACCCCTGATCGGTTTCTTGCTCGACCAGACGGCCAGTTACAGCGACGCTTTCGGGACAATGCTCCTCTTTAGCGCCGTGGCCATTGTTGCCGCACTGGTCGCTGGACCAGCTACCGCCCGCGAGCAGTGGAGCGCCTCCTATCCTGCGATTGACCCTATTCAAGGCGCAGCGACTACCTCGGATGACCCTTTGCCCTCCACTCGCAGCGAATGACTGGCAGCAAACCTGCAGCCAGCTGGCCTCGATTTTAGCCAGCACGCGCGATGGTGGTCCCTGTGAGAAAAGTACTTGACAAATGGCAAAGGGTAGGATATGATACTTGCCGTCAGCAAGTGAGTCGCTCATGTGGCGCATTCGTCTAGCGGTCTAGGACACCGCCCTCTCAAGGCGGAGATCACGGGTTCAAATCCCGTATGCGCTACCCCTTCCTGCCCGAGGCGTGCGCCTCGGGCCTTTTACTGTTGCGTGCTCCTTTCTCCTTCTCTACCGCACCACCGTCTTAGCAATCAAGCCATACGCTCGTCTGTATCCATCCCCCTCCCCTCCGATCCGCTGCTTTCGCAGGAGAGTACTCCAGGGCTTCGGCCCAGGCGGCCTTCAACCACCTCACTGCCGGGCTTTTTCACCGGAAACCCTTGACAGATGGCCACGAATAAGGTATGATAACCGCTGCCAGCAGGTGAGCACCTGCTGACGCAAGTGAATCGCTCACGTGGCGCATTCGTCTAGCGGTCTAGGACACCGCCCTCTCAAGGCGGAGATCACGGGTTCAAATCCCGTATGCGCTACCCTTCCTGCCCGAGGCTCACTGGTCGGCTACGCCTCGGGCCTTTTACTTTTGCTTGCGCGGCAGCTCCAGCGCACGACCTTACGCAAGGAGAGGTCCTTTTCTCTTCTCGCCACCGCTGGCTTTTGCTATAGTTATTAACAGGGCACCGCACCCGTTCATGCAGCGGGCACTGCACTACCTACCTGGCCAGTGACGCTGGCTCCCGGATCAGCTGGCCCGTGCCAGGCTGATGACAGCAGGATCTCGCTCGCCTGCCCCTTGCTATCTCTCCATGACGAAAGGGATGTCTTTCTATGTATAAAAAGGTTGTTACGGGTCTGGTACTTCTGGGACTCCTCACACTGGTTCTGGCAGCCTGCGGTATTCGCGATACCGCCGCGGGTGCTGCAAACACTGGTCCGACGGTGAAGATGAGTTCAACAGCGTTCGAGGTAACGCAGATCACCATCAAGAAGGGCCAGGCGCTTACTCTGGTGGACGATGTGGCCGTTCCTCATGTGATTAAAAACGGTGTCTGGAAAGGCTCTAACCCCGCAGTGGAGAAGGAGGGTGGCGCCCCCACAGTGGATCTGAACTTCAATGGAGTTCAGGGCGAAAGCGCCAGTACTCCGCCTTTCACCACCGCTGGCACCTATCATCTGCTCTGTACCATCCATCCCAATATGCAGCTTACTGTGATCGTCCAGTAGCAGGACCAGCGAGGCCGTTCCCAGACTAGCCAGAAACCGCACGGTTTGTGCATGAGCAGGAGGCCGCTGAAGGCGCCCCTTTGATGTGGAACAGCGGCCCACCGCATAGAAGCGAGAGGGCCGGGTCGCCGGAGATCGCTCTTTCCTGCCACTGAGGACAGGAAGCCCTCTGGTCCGCCGGCCCTCGCATTGAGGTCTTCTTCCCCCCAGGTCTCCCTTGCCATCGGATGCCGTTGCTTCCTCCCCCGAGCTATCTCCCCAGGCGAGCAGCAGCCGCTACTGCGGGTCCTACTTACCCGCTAGTACTTTTTGTCACAAGCAGCCGCTGATCTGTGGCTGGACAGGGCCAGTATGCTATACTCAAGTCAGCCTAAGCAGCGGCCCCTCCTCCGGCAGCCTGAAATGCTGGCTGAATAGAAAGCAGTTGCTGCTATCTTGTAGATGATGACTGATGAAGAGGACACCTTTTCCTTCTTCCATTTATAAAAGTGTATTGAAGTTTAGCTCTCTGGGTCTGTTTTTAGCTTTTTGCGCAGTAATTGCAGCCTGCGGCAATAATAGCTCGCAAGCGAACCTGGAGAGTCCGAGCGCAACGGCTACCATTGTCTTTGGCACGAACGATTCTCCCACACCGTCCCTGCCAGACTATCTCTGTGGCGCGTGGGCAACCGATACAACACCGCGTCTCAGCCAGACTAAGATGATCATGGTTTATGCGAAGTTTGTGCACACCGTCGATGGGAACCCTGTGGGAGTGGGAGATGCAACTGCGACAGCCACAGTGCGCTGGTGGGATGGCAGCAAGACGACGCAAACAGCGCAAACAACCAGCGACGGCCTGGCCGTATTTTCAGTCCCACCCCGAGCGGACTCGATCGGTAAGCTGACGCTGGTGAATGTGACCTTCAGTAAAGCAGGGACGCCAGGCTGCACTGTGCCTCAGCCCGCCTATTTCACAATTAGTGAGGGCGCGGCACCCACAGTGACCAGGACGGCTAGCCCGCAGGCAACCGGCAGCCCGACGCAGGGGACGCCAACGGCTACGGCTACTGCCTCTCCCTCGCCGTCCCCAAGCGTGACGGTCACCGTGACACCTCCTCCTGGCTCACCCCGGGGAACGGTCACACCTCGTCCGTGAGATCTTTCTCTGGCTCGCTTGCCAGGTAGCGAGTTGAGGAGCGACCCGGCCCAGCGCTCGAAGGCACGCAGGCATAAGATGCCAGGAGCGTCTGAGGCCGGGCCGCTTTTTTGCCTGCACTTCTCTTCTCTCAGGAGCGTTTCCCGCCACTGTCCCGGACGACACAAGGCTAGATCCCTTGAAACCTCTCTTAATTCGAGGCATAATTGCTGTAGAGAGAACTGTACCGGCGTGATATGCTTCTACCTCGCTGCTCCTTCAAGCAGGTTAAGAAGCGTGCTATACTATCATGTGATAGATAGTGTTTGCTGATATCTCTCCATTGTTCAAGACGAAGGCTGTTTCAGGCGTATTTAGATATAGGAAAAGTACCATGACACGCTCTTCAGAGGAGAGACCACCCGAGCGACGTATTCCAACCCCCGACGAGAGTCAGCACTCAGCCAACGAGTATGAGGCCGCCTCCGCCAGCACGCTCAAGTCGTGGTCAAGCGGTCAGAACCGCGAGATCGGCCTGGCCCAGGCCCGTAACCTTCAACGCCAGCTTGTCATACTGCGCGAGGAGAATAAGCGCCTGCGCGGTGAGCTGGCCGAGCAGCGCGCCGAGCTGGAACGCCTGGTCACCGCTTATAACGCCCAACAGGCCAGCTTCGATGAGGAACTGGCCGCCCTGAAAGAGGGACACCAGCAACAGATCGAACAGTATCAAGCCCACCTCCGCGATATGTTGGCTGAGAATCGCCAACTCCAGGCGGAGAAGCAACGCATTCAAGAGCAGTATAAAGATCTTCAGAGGAGTTTTCAGCAGTCAGTCGAGGAAGAAGCCCACAAAATGATTGCTGAGGCGGCCAATACGATCATCATGCGCCCTGAGCATGTTCCTTCCCTGCTTCAGGATGTTAAAAAGACAATTGAGTTGCAGATACGCCAGGAAGAAGATAAACAGGCCGCCGCCACCCTCTATCTGATCCGCAATGCCCAGCTCCGGGCCCGCGAGCTTGAAGAGGAGCTGGCCCGCGAACGCCAGCAAATCGCCAGCGAGCGCCAGCAGCTTTTGCAGATGCAGCAGAGTATTCGCGAGCAGGCCGAGCTCCGCTACAAGACCCTGACCTCCCACCTTGGCGGACGCTGGTCGTTGGCTGTGACCCTCTCGGTTCTCTTGCTCATCGTACCTCTTCCAGTGCTTCAGTCGCTCTTCTACTTCGTCTTACACTTCTCAACAGCTGTTTCCTTCTACGTCCCAATTCTGATCTGCCTGGGACTGGTCGCCATCTTCGCCCGCCTCCGCGTCGCAATGGCAACATACTACGCCAGCGCTCCTAGAAAATCTTCTACTTCTAAAACTTGATATACTGCAAGCATAGGAGATGTGGCTCATAGCAACTCCCTTCTTGCCCTTCTCTCCCCTATTTTTCTTGTATAACAAGAAAACCTGAATTACTCTAGACAAATCTTTGTCTTTCATGTACCCTATTCAGAGGGAGAGTAACAACTCCCTAGTCTACGGTCGCTGCCCCCGTTCGTGGCAAGGAAGGAACGGAAAGGGGAAGGTTATGTCGAATCAGTTGCAACTGGAACAGGCCACTGAACAGGACGAGATCATCAATGAGGTCTGCGACTTAGCCAGCAAGCTGGCCAGTGTCTTCCATGAGCCTCCCTGCTACTGGACCGCCGCCATGCTCCGCAAGTGCTATCAGCAATCATACCTGGCTTTCTCCGAGGCGCTACGCTCGCCCAGGGAGCAGCGTCGGCACTGGTGGGTCATTCACTATGCAGACATGGCGCTCTATGCGCTCTGTTGCCGCGCTGAAGGAAGCTTTGAGGAACTGGAGGACTTTCAGGATGTCACCCAGGCCCTCAATCGCACCTATGGGTATCGCATCACCCTCCGGCAGGCCGCGAATGCCGCTATTGCTCGCCATTCGCTCTACCTGCGCGGCTCCCTGCCCTCGCGCGAAGAGACTCGGCGCGCCGTGTTGGAGGCTCTTCACATTGAAGCCTGACGCCTGTCCCTGGCCCGGCTTCTTCTCTCCCTCTCGTGGTCCAGTCCAAGCATGCCGTCAGCTCACTTGGTGTCTGGCTTTCGCCTGCGCCGCGCCGCACCGCTTTTCCTCGCCGCTCGGCAGACACAGGCGAGAGCTGACGGCACCCCGGTCGTAACCTAGGCCAAGACGCTGAAGCTTCGCCGCCTTTCTGTGAGTGTATTACTTGGGGCCAGGCCAGGGCGGGACTGCGAGCCTTGCTTACACAGCCTGCTCGTTTCTTTTCCGCCATCGCCTGGTCCTCCTACTTACTGATCTCTGCCGTCGATCGTTCCGTTGGGCACGCGCCTGATAGCCTGCCCGTCTTCGCCGGCAGAGCGCTGATTGAGATGTTTCTGGCCAGATAGCAAGATAGCAGCTGGCCAGCCTCTCTGCTACAATGAGGGTAGGGAACACAGAAGACCGCTGGCCGGCCCTTTTCCTTATCCGCAACGTGCCCCTGATCTGATTTAAAAAGACCGGTCCAGACGCCAAGGAAGCAGGAGAGACCTCGATGGCAAATGGTACACAGGTAGAACCCTCCCTTCAGCCTCACGTTATCTGGCAGGATGGTATTCATCCTGAGCCTTGCATTGTGGTCATTTTTGGAGCTACAGGCGATCTGACCCGACGCAAGTTACTCCCAACCCTGGCCCACCTGATGCATGCCCACCCGCAGCCAGAGGGCTTTATGGTGGTCGCTTTCGCCCGTCGCCCTTTCACACAGGAGCAGTGGCGCCAGTTTGTTGTACAGGCTCTCGCTGAGAATAGTCCACCCGAGTTGGGCCTGGATGAGGAGGCCAGACAGTCCTTCGCTCAACGCACTTTCTATTGCCAGGCGAGCTTGAACGAGTCTGCAGGTTATCAGAAACTTGCTCAGCTACTTGAACAGTTGGATCAGCAGTATCAGACCCGCGGCAATCGCATCTTCTATCTGGCTATCCCCCCCGATCTCTACGCCCCAGTGGTGCACCAGCTTGGCGAAAGCGGCCTCGTCCATCGCCCCCACGGCGGTCACCGCCCCAACCATCATGGACCCTGGAGCCGCGTGATCATCGAAAAGCCGTTTGGGCACGATCTCCCTTCTGCTCAGCGACTCAACCGCGAAATTGCCCGCATTTTGCACGAGGATCAGATATACCGGATCGACCACTATATGGGAAAGGAGACAGTGCAGAATATTCTGGCGATGCGCTTCTCAAATGGCGTCTTTGAGCCGCTCTGGAATCAGAAGTATATCGATCACGTGCAGATCCTGGTTGCAGAAGATATCGGTACCGGCGGGCGGGCCGAGTACTATGATAAGGCCGGAGCCATTCGTGATATGGTACAAAATCATATCTTCCAGGTGCTCTGCTTGACGGCAATGGAGCCTCCCGTCGCCTTTGAGGCTGACGCCATTCGCGACGAAAAGGTGAAGCTGCTGCGCGCTATTCCTCCTCTGACGCCCGAGGAGGTGGCGCATCAGGTGGTGCGCGGCCAGTATACGCGCGGAACGATCAACGGTCAGGAGATCCCCGGCTACCGTGAGGAAGAAGGGATTCCTGCCGATTCGTCAACCGAGACCTTTGTGGCGCTCAAGCTCTTTATCGAAAATTGGCGCTGGGCCGATGTACCTTTCTATATTCGTACGGGAAAACGCCTTCCGAAGCGCTGCACTGAGGTGACTATTCAGTTTAAGCGCGTGCCCCATCTGCTCTACAAGCCGAGCGAGGCCCGCGAGCTGGTTCCTAACCGCCTGACGGTACGCATCCAGCCCGAAGAGGGGATCACGTTGAAGTTTGGGGCCAAGGTGCCCGGCGCTGCTCAGCGACTTAAGTCGGTTGATATGACCTTCTCTTATGCGTCAGCTTTCCAGATGGAGCCGCCCGATGCCTACGAGCGTCTGATCGCTGATTGTATGCTTGGGGATTCGACGCTGTTTATCCGCCGCGATGAGATTGAGACCGCCTGGCGCATCATTGACTCTATTACGGCGGCCTGGCAGCAGATGCCGGCGGAGAGCGTGCGTCCCTATGCCGCCGGGACCTGGGGACCAGCCGAGGCGGATGAGCTGATCCAGCGCGATGGTCGCGAGTGGGATACCCCTTGACGGCAGAGCGGCTATGCTGGCTGTTCCGCCCATAGGCTCAGTTCGGGGCCTGGTTCGCTCGACCAGGCCCCTCTCCTCTCCCTGGTTCCAGGGAGGGCGCTAGCCTGGCCAGGGTCCTGCCGTCACCTCACCAGTCGCCATACCCTTCATCGGAGAACTCCGTCACGGAAACAGGACGAGCCACCTTCTCTAGCGATTGCCGCTCTGCATCAACCCCATAAACCATTTCGATCCCTCCGGCAGCCGCCATGACTACAGCCCCCAGCAGGTAGCCGAAGAAG
This window contains:
- a CDS encoding MFS transporter — encoded protein: MEIGKDSGEVAMSAAAAAELPIRRVSLLEHININVFWFANNFHWQALLAIVIPSMVAKFLPVSQEAINLTTVVLWGTIVAVIVNPLIGAISDYATFRLGRRRPFMIIGTIFNIVVLVAFAFAPGWASSTALLVLFAVLFILLQITNNVANSPWSAIIADKVPQSQRGLAAGFNGLLSLLGTAVGSLVAGAIVNKHDPLPVYRQEIVQIFLLIAAVQIIFVAYTVLTVKETPLSLVGQERFSFRRFVRRFLFNPLHYPDMAWVLLARLLVMMGIWTVYYFLQYYFDNVLGGPGVRTIIYNTPFSGEFFNGLVFQPALLLTALLTSIVGGWASDHWGRKGLVYLSGAMMAIVCLVFIFFQTQYGALIAGLIFGIGFGAYTSVDWALTTDVLPPTNEAGKFMGFWSMMGILPQVIGTAIGGVILQLLQSLPNHLGYTVLFAVTTLYFAIGTLAIKQVRGAR
- a CDS encoding MFS transporter, producing the protein MHFFSFETRRSAPWRIFAACLTLLILTVQYTNYSPLIPELRATLQISAGEVGLFSTLLFLGLSLAYLPAGVLIDRYGARPVLLASTLLATGGALLFPLIPHFGWLLAMRLVTGLGIGGAFVAGASVAAGTGRLAALGQGLYGGSTQVGAGLGLLLSPYLARLFGWRGAFFCWGLPGLLGAVIWLLVDVEEQRPLRQGGLRDGLRSRAVWSLGLAHMGTFGLGNAIATWLALYLVQLDHLPLTLAATCGSLALLSGMLFRPLGGLVLGRHWLGSITLLRLMALLCSGGVICLALPWHSTLLSGIGITLTAIGSSAPYAAIFNEAASLRSVGKGVAQSLVSVISSPTLIMGPPLIGFLLDQTASYSDAFGTMLLFSAVAIVAALVAGPATAREQWSASYPAIDPIQGAATTSDDPLPSTRSE
- a CDS encoding cupredoxin domain-containing protein translates to MYKKVVTGLVLLGLLTLVLAACGIRDTAAGAANTGPTVKMSSTAFEVTQITIKKGQALTLVDDVAVPHVIKNGVWKGSNPAVEKEGGAPTVDLNFNGVQGESASTPPFTTAGTYHLLCTIHPNMQLTVIVQ
- the zwf gene encoding glucose-6-phosphate dehydrogenase codes for the protein MANGTQVEPSLQPHVIWQDGIHPEPCIVVIFGATGDLTRRKLLPTLAHLMHAHPQPEGFMVVAFARRPFTQEQWRQFVVQALAENSPPELGLDEEARQSFAQRTFYCQASLNESAGYQKLAQLLEQLDQQYQTRGNRIFYLAIPPDLYAPVVHQLGESGLVHRPHGGHRPNHHGPWSRVIIEKPFGHDLPSAQRLNREIARILHEDQIYRIDHYMGKETVQNILAMRFSNGVFEPLWNQKYIDHVQILVAEDIGTGGRAEYYDKAGAIRDMVQNHIFQVLCLTAMEPPVAFEADAIRDEKVKLLRAIPPLTPEEVAHQVVRGQYTRGTINGQEIPGYREEEGIPADSSTETFVALKLFIENWRWADVPFYIRTGKRLPKRCTEVTIQFKRVPHLLYKPSEARELVPNRLTVRIQPEEGITLKFGAKVPGAAQRLKSVDMTFSYASAFQMEPPDAYERLIADCMLGDSTLFIRRDEIETAWRIIDSITAAWQQMPAESVRPYAAGTWGPAEADELIQRDGREWDTP